One part of the Desulfonema ishimotonii genome encodes these proteins:
- a CDS encoding AmpG family muropeptide MFS transporter, which yields MKNKIRHNRPPLIRTIFSPRMLVAMLMGFSCGLPLLLTITVLQAWMKEEGVDLTVIGAMSLVGLPYTVKFLWAPLLDRYTLPFLGRRRGWMLMAQIALALSIAGLGMCAPRNHPWLLACSAFLVTFFSASQDIVVDAYRREDLSDEELGLGSSLCINGYRLGMLLASGGGLIMADFMAFRTVYLIMAACLLPGILTTLLAREPEITGERPRDLKTAVVEPLVEYFRRENALWILAFVLFYKIGDTMAMAMTTPFYLDIGFTKTEIGAVVKLFGTWATVGGGFVGGVIMLRLGIHRSLWVFGVFQAISVLGFAALARIGHSVAALSGVIAFENLSGGMGTAAYAAFMASITDRRFTATQYALLSSLMGIPRVLAAAPTGFLAKQFGWEGFFIVCTVMAVPGMLLLLKFAPWHPSAPSDVDNQFSNE from the coding sequence ATGAAAAACAAAATCAGACACAACCGTCCGCCCCTCATCCGAACCATCTTCAGCCCCCGGATGCTGGTGGCCATGCTCATGGGATTCTCCTGCGGCCTGCCCCTGCTCCTCACCATCACCGTCCTTCAGGCCTGGATGAAAGAGGAGGGCGTGGACCTGACCGTCATCGGCGCAATGTCCCTGGTGGGACTGCCCTACACCGTCAAATTTCTCTGGGCACCCCTCCTCGACCGCTACACCCTCCCGTTTCTGGGACGCCGGCGGGGATGGATGCTGATGGCCCAGATCGCCCTGGCCCTCTCGATTGCGGGACTGGGCATGTGCGCCCCCCGGAATCACCCCTGGCTGCTCGCCTGTTCTGCCTTTCTGGTCACCTTCTTCAGCGCCAGCCAGGACATCGTGGTGGACGCCTACCGCCGGGAAGATCTCTCCGATGAAGAGCTGGGCCTTGGCTCATCCCTCTGCATCAACGGCTACCGCCTCGGTATGCTGCTGGCATCGGGCGGCGGCCTCATCATGGCCGATTTCATGGCCTTCCGCACCGTCTACCTTATTATGGCGGCCTGTCTGCTCCCCGGCATCCTCACCACGTTGCTGGCGCGGGAGCCGGAGATCACCGGGGAAAGGCCCCGCGACCTGAAAACCGCGGTCGTCGAACCCCTGGTCGAATACTTCCGCCGGGAAAATGCCCTCTGGATTCTCGCCTTTGTCCTCTTTTACAAGATCGGCGACACGATGGCCATGGCCATGACCACCCCCTTTTACCTCGACATCGGGTTCACCAAGACCGAGATCGGGGCCGTGGTCAAGCTCTTCGGCACATGGGCCACCGTCGGCGGCGGCTTTGTGGGCGGCGTGATCATGCTCCGCCTCGGCATTCACCGGTCCCTGTGGGTATTCGGCGTGTTTCAGGCCATCTCCGTTCTCGGATTTGCGGCCCTGGCCCGGATCGGCCACAGTGTGGCGGCCCTCTCCGGCGTCATCGCCTTTGAAAACCTGAGCGGGGGCATGGGCACGGCCGCCTATGCCGCGTTCATGGCCAGCATCACCGACAGGCGGTTTACGGCCACCCAGTACGCCCTGCTCAGCAGCCTCATGGGCATTCCCCGCGTCCTGGCGGCAGCGCCCACCGGCTTTCTGGCCAAACAGTTCGGCTGGGAGGGATTTTTTATCGTCTGCACAGTCATGGCCGTTCCCGGAATGTTGCTGCTGCTTAAATTTGCCCCGTGGCACCCGTCGGCCCCATCGGACGTTGACAATCAATTTTCAAATGAATAA